A DNA window from Paramormyrops kingsleyae isolate MSU_618 chromosome 10, PKINGS_0.4, whole genome shotgun sequence contains the following coding sequences:
- the mrnip gene encoding MRN complex-interacting protein isoform X1: MGQEFNVLRCFSCQTFQVHQVKKSKKWNCKMCGEKQSLLKVYGQGSGADCRRHVQKLNALRGEVLQAEDMRASLPRKQEASETRKSADEPTNGGDQLVEGVKTSCWSKYLESKVDRVLQEEPEEEENVYTDREDFAIFRNAYKTNSRKHQRGWSSSFGQSPHLDPREVHHPRKRAKKQKRELDQDLQSNRRVSGKVSPRDSTTNTTLPAAEASAFSRQSFVAEPPPQLVASERAVQKMTSNWARFLAQSCDGEEAKESSDVQEDSCSDKAGAIVIEGSSRVVSAQAAVGHDLSRALGSDGGSFATRGLADISAPRTGSSWAGVLHSLFQTEDDFDDTF, translated from the exons ATGGGACAAGAATTTAATGTGCTGAGATGCTTTTCGTGCCAAACTTTCCAGGTGCATCAG GTTAAAAAGAGTAAAAAATGGAACTGTAAAATGTGTGGAGAAAAGCAGTCACTTCTAAAG GTGTATGGGCAGGGCTCTGGGGCTGACTGCCGTCGCCACGTGCAGAAGCTCAATGCCCTACGAGGAGAGGTCCTGCAAGCTGAGGACATGCGGGCCTCATTGCCACG GAAGCAGGAGGCCAGTGAAACAAGGAAGTCAGCAGATGAACCCACAAATGGTGGGGATCAGCTG GTGGAGGGTGTTAAGACCAGCTGCTGGAGCAAATACCTGGAGAGTAAGGTTGACAGGGTGTTACAGGAGGAACCTGAAGAGGAAGAGAATGTTTACACTGACAGAGAAGACTTCGCAATCTTCAGAAACGCATACAAAACTAACTCTAG GAAACATCAGAGAGGATGGAGCTCATCTTTTGGGCAGTCGCCCCATCTTGACCCCAGAGAAGTTCACCATCCTCGGAAGAGAGCGAAGAAGCAAAAG AGGGAGCTGGACCAAGATCTCCAGAGTAACCGAAGGGTATCAGGGAAGGTTTCTCCAAGAGATTCAACTACAAACACGACACTTCCTGCGGCTGAAGCTTCAGCTTTTAGCAGGCAGTCTTTTGTAGCGGAGCCTCCTCCCCAGCTTGTAGCTAGTGAAAGGGCGGTACAGAAGATGACCTCCAACTGGGCCAGGTTCCTGGCTCAATCCTGTGACGGTGAAGAGGCAAAGGAAAGCAGTGATGTACAGGAGGACAGCTGCTCCGATAAGGCCGGAGCTATTGTAATCGAGGGCAGTTCCAGGGTGGTTTCAGCCCAAGCAGCTGTGGGACATGATCTCAGCCGTGCATTGGGCAGTGACGGCGGGAGTTTTGCTACCAGGGGTCTTGCAGACATATCTGCTCCACGGACAGGAAGCAGTTGGGCTGGGGTGCTCCACTCGCTTTTCCAAACAGAAGATGACTTTGACGACACATTTTAG
- the mrnip gene encoding MRN complex-interacting protein isoform X2, whose product MAGLGNDPFSRTVYGQGSGADCRRHVQKLNALRGEVLQAEDMRASLPRKQEASETRKSADEPTNGGDQLVEGVKTSCWSKYLESKVDRVLQEEPEEEENVYTDREDFAIFRNAYKTNSRKHQRGWSSSFGQSPHLDPREVHHPRKRAKKQKRELDQDLQSNRRVSGKVSPRDSTTNTTLPAAEASAFSRQSFVAEPPPQLVASERAVQKMTSNWARFLAQSCDGEEAKESSDVQEDSCSDKAGAIVIEGSSRVVSAQAAVGHDLSRALGSDGGSFATRGLADISAPRTGSSWAGVLHSLFQTEDDFDDTF is encoded by the exons ATGGCAGGTCTTGGAAATGACCCTTTCTCACGGACT GTGTATGGGCAGGGCTCTGGGGCTGACTGCCGTCGCCACGTGCAGAAGCTCAATGCCCTACGAGGAGAGGTCCTGCAAGCTGAGGACATGCGGGCCTCATTGCCACG GAAGCAGGAGGCCAGTGAAACAAGGAAGTCAGCAGATGAACCCACAAATGGTGGGGATCAGCTG GTGGAGGGTGTTAAGACCAGCTGCTGGAGCAAATACCTGGAGAGTAAGGTTGACAGGGTGTTACAGGAGGAACCTGAAGAGGAAGAGAATGTTTACACTGACAGAGAAGACTTCGCAATCTTCAGAAACGCATACAAAACTAACTCTAG GAAACATCAGAGAGGATGGAGCTCATCTTTTGGGCAGTCGCCCCATCTTGACCCCAGAGAAGTTCACCATCCTCGGAAGAGAGCGAAGAAGCAAAAG AGGGAGCTGGACCAAGATCTCCAGAGTAACCGAAGGGTATCAGGGAAGGTTTCTCCAAGAGATTCAACTACAAACACGACACTTCCTGCGGCTGAAGCTTCAGCTTTTAGCAGGCAGTCTTTTGTAGCGGAGCCTCCTCCCCAGCTTGTAGCTAGTGAAAGGGCGGTACAGAAGATGACCTCCAACTGGGCCAGGTTCCTGGCTCAATCCTGTGACGGTGAAGAGGCAAAGGAAAGCAGTGATGTACAGGAGGACAGCTGCTCCGATAAGGCCGGAGCTATTGTAATCGAGGGCAGTTCCAGGGTGGTTTCAGCCCAAGCAGCTGTGGGACATGATCTCAGCCGTGCATTGGGCAGTGACGGCGGGAGTTTTGCTACCAGGGGTCTTGCAGACATATCTGCTCCACGGACAGGAAGCAGTTGGGCTGGGGTGCTCCACTCGCTTTTCCAAACAGAAGATGACTTTGACGACACATTTTAG
- the sqstm1 gene encoding sequestosome-1 isoform X1, whose translation MSMTVKAYLLGKEDIQKEIRRFTIPEDASSSFVYLTQKITDIFQSLRNATFQTYYKDEDGDMIAFSSDEELIMGLSCMKDKTFLLYIKEKKEHKREQVPNGAQAPCDPTNRAPPPHAMVHPNVTCDGCDGSVVGTRFKCTVCPDYDLCAPCQAKGLHKEHALLPILHPLYNIFECIPRGKWLRKMRHGYPYCMWAGTQAQNQGQFQPGPSGQQPASHPTQKAQGGDQPGDASSQANVEYLKDIGQSVAAMLSPLGIDVDVDVEHDGKRTKVTPTPPGSGGPSSLQSTKSKDSWQEGEPKRANSLQDDKECKDQGKDEEWTHLSSKEVDPSTGELQSMRMQPDSPEFSAASAQASVGMREAALYPHLPQDADPRLVESLAQMLSMGFTDEGGWLTRLLHTKNYDIGAVLDAIQYGKNKGPKK comes from the exons ATGTCGATGACAGTGAAAGCTTACCTCCTCGGAAAGGAAGACATTCAGAAGGAGATTCGCCGCTTCACGATTCCTGAAGATGCATCGAGCAGCTTCGTTTATCTCACTCAGAAGATAACCGATATTTTCCAGAGCCTTCGCAATGCCACCTTTCAGACCTACTATAAAG ATGAGGATGGAGATATGATTGCTTTCTCCTCCGATGAGGAACTCATCATGGGACTGTCCTGCATGAAGGACAAAACCTTCCTTCTCTATATCAAAG AAAAGAAGGAACACAAGCGAGAGCAGGTCCCCAACGGAGCCCAGGCTCCCTGTGATCCGACCAATAGAGCACCTCCACCTCACGCGATGGTGCACCCCAATGTGACATGCGACGGCTGCGATGGTTCAGTGGTTGGAACACGCTTTAAGTGCACCGTGTGCCCCGACTATGATCTCTGTGCCCCCTGCCAGGCCAAGGGGCTTCATAAGGAGCATGCCCTGCTACCCATCTTGCACCCTCTCTACAACATATTTGAG TGTATTCCTCGTGGGAAGTGGCTGCGCAAGATGAGGCATGGCTACCCTTACTGCATGTGGGCAGGAACCCAGGCGCAGAACCAGGGTCAATTCCAGCCAGGCCCCTCTGGACAGCAGCCGGCCTCTCATCCCACCCAGAAAGCCCAGGGGGGTGACCAGCCTG GGGACGCTTCCAGCCAGGCCAATGTGGAGTACCTGAAGGACATTGGACAAAGCGTGGCTGCCATGTTGAGTCCTTTGG GCATTGATGTGGATGTTGATGTGGAGCATGACGGCAAACGGACCAAAGTGACTCCAACTCCCCCGGGTTCTGGGGGCCCCTCCAGCCTGCAATCCACCAAGTCAAAGGACAGCTGGCAAGAGGGGGAACCAAAGAGAGCCAACAGCTTGCAGGATGACAAG GAATGCAAGGACCAGGGCAAAGATGAAGAGTGGACCCATCTCAGTTCCAAAGAAGTGGATCCCTCCACAGGGGAGCTGCAGTCAATGAGGATGCAGCCTGACAGTCCAGAGTTCTCTGCTGCCTCCGCACAGGCTTCTGTCGGCATGAGAGAGGCAGCACTATACCCCCATTTGCCTCAAG ATGCTGATCCACGTCTAGTCGAATCCCTGGCTCAGATGCTGTCCATGGGTTTCACTGACGAGGGTGGCTGGCTCACTCGGCTCCTTCACACCAAGAATTATGATATTGGAGCCGTACTGGATGCCATCCAGTATGGCAAAAACAAAGGCCCCAAGAAGTAA
- the sqstm1 gene encoding sequestosome-1 isoform X2, producing the protein MSMTVKAYLLGKEDIQKEIRRFTIPEDASSSFVYLTQKITDIFQSLRNATFQTYYKDEDGDMIAFSSDEELIMGLSCMKDKTFLLYIKEKKEHKREQVPNGAQAPCDPTNRAPPPHAMVHPNVTCDGCDGSVVGTRFKCTVCPDYDLCAPCQAKGLHKEHALLPILHPLYNIFECIPRGKWLRKMRHGYPYCMWAGTQAQNQGQFQPGPSGQQPASHPTQKAQGGDQPGDASSQANVEYLKDIGQSVAAMLSPLGIDVDVDVEHDGKRTKVTPTPPGSGGPSSLQSTKSKDSWQEGEPKRANSLQDDKECKDQGKDEEWTHLSSKEVDPSTGELQSMRMQPDSPEFSAASAQASVGMREAALYPHLPQVQDGGKTY; encoded by the exons ATGTCGATGACAGTGAAAGCTTACCTCCTCGGAAAGGAAGACATTCAGAAGGAGATTCGCCGCTTCACGATTCCTGAAGATGCATCGAGCAGCTTCGTTTATCTCACTCAGAAGATAACCGATATTTTCCAGAGCCTTCGCAATGCCACCTTTCAGACCTACTATAAAG ATGAGGATGGAGATATGATTGCTTTCTCCTCCGATGAGGAACTCATCATGGGACTGTCCTGCATGAAGGACAAAACCTTCCTTCTCTATATCAAAG AAAAGAAGGAACACAAGCGAGAGCAGGTCCCCAACGGAGCCCAGGCTCCCTGTGATCCGACCAATAGAGCACCTCCACCTCACGCGATGGTGCACCCCAATGTGACATGCGACGGCTGCGATGGTTCAGTGGTTGGAACACGCTTTAAGTGCACCGTGTGCCCCGACTATGATCTCTGTGCCCCCTGCCAGGCCAAGGGGCTTCATAAGGAGCATGCCCTGCTACCCATCTTGCACCCTCTCTACAACATATTTGAG TGTATTCCTCGTGGGAAGTGGCTGCGCAAGATGAGGCATGGCTACCCTTACTGCATGTGGGCAGGAACCCAGGCGCAGAACCAGGGTCAATTCCAGCCAGGCCCCTCTGGACAGCAGCCGGCCTCTCATCCCACCCAGAAAGCCCAGGGGGGTGACCAGCCTG GGGACGCTTCCAGCCAGGCCAATGTGGAGTACCTGAAGGACATTGGACAAAGCGTGGCTGCCATGTTGAGTCCTTTGG GCATTGATGTGGATGTTGATGTGGAGCATGACGGCAAACGGACCAAAGTGACTCCAACTCCCCCGGGTTCTGGGGGCCCCTCCAGCCTGCAATCCACCAAGTCAAAGGACAGCTGGCAAGAGGGGGAACCAAAGAGAGCCAACAGCTTGCAGGATGACAAG GAATGCAAGGACCAGGGCAAAGATGAAGAGTGGACCCATCTCAGTTCCAAAGAAGTGGATCCCTCCACAGGGGAGCTGCAGTCAATGAGGATGCAGCCTGACAGTCCAGAGTTCTCTGCTGCCTCCGCACAGGCTTCTGTCGGCATGAGAGAGGCAGCACTATACCCCCATTTGCCTCAAG TTCAAGATGGTGGCAAGACATACTAA